In Lagopus muta isolate bLagMut1 chromosome 29, bLagMut1 primary, whole genome shotgun sequence, one genomic interval encodes:
- the TDRKH gene encoding tudor and KH domain-containing protein isoform X5: protein MPSERGVWAGLSGLQKVAVLLGLPAGATVLYIVYRRYREGRELHVPAIGAEELRAELRVPRAAVRAIIGRKGSTIRRLQQETGARMELEGEGDSEERLLLIWGSPSQVCRAKAAAHQIVVESTPVLEQLHVPQKAVGRIIGHGGETVRSICRSSGAQVQCQHQAEAMLAPTRLIQISGTQQEVDAAKKLIMEKLVEDTVFRQELAQTMVLRSHRKELLGSRREALLQPSREHGAGNGGSLPGGAAMELLWDKSEAAEKLAAVPKFEVPSPDFSFHADEHLEVYVSAAENPNHFWIQIIGERSLQLDKLISEMTQHYEGSNCVAELAAVQAGDIVAAPYADSSNWYRAQVLGMLENGNLDLYYVDFGDNGEVPREALRALRSDFLSLPFQAIECSLAGIVPVGEQWDEAALDAFERLTCCAQWKPLVAKISSYTQAGLCTWPRITLFDVRHGESLDIGAELVRLGHAALQPHEEEEAGGGFPLPATEAAVETPPRMQEDMVCTSLESLLSELPPSPSATPLTLSCISLLVVPSLGSAPSPAPFPSALAVRRRRAEPHKCWMHFEKLSACPVSQHSLH from the exons ATGCCGTCAGAGCGGGGCGTCTGGGCCGGGCTGAGCGGCCTGCAGAAGGTGGCGGTGCTGCTGGGCCTCCCCGCCGGGGCCACTGTTCTCTACATCGTGTACCGGCGATACCGGGAGGGCCGAG AGCTGCACGTACCCGCCATTGGAGCGGAGGAACTGCGGGCGGAGCTGCGCGTCCCGCGGGCGGCGGTGAGAGCCATCATCGGCCGGAAAGGAAGCACCATCCGAAGG ctgcagcaggagacGGGGGCCCGCATGGAGCTGGAGGGGGAAGGTGACAGTGAGGAGAGGCTGCTGCTGATCTGGGGTTCCCCCAGCCAAGTGTGCAGAGCCAAAGCTGCCGCGCACCAGATTGTGGTGGAGAGCACGCCGGTGTTGGAGCAGCTCCACGTGCCGCAGAAAGCTGTCGGGAGGATCATCG GCCACGGCGGTGAGACGGTGCGCAGCATCTGCCGCAGCTCCGGAGCCCAggtgcagtgccagcaccaggCCGAGGCCATGCTGGCTCCGACACGGCTCATCCAGATCTCGGGGACGCAGCAGGAGGTGGATGCAGCCAAG aaactCATCATGGAGAAGCTGGTGGAGGACACAGTGTTCCGCCAGGAGCTGGCTCAGACCATGGTGCTGCGGAGCCACCGCAAGGAGCTCCTGGGCAGCCGTAGGGAAGcgttgctgcagcccagcagggaaCACGGTGCTGGGAATGGGGGCTCTCTGCCAGGGGGGGCAGccatggagctgctgtgggatAAGAGTGAGGCAGCGGAAAAGCTGGCAGCGGTGCCAAAATTTGAAG TCCCCAGTCCCGATTTTAGCTTCCACGCAGATGAGCACCTGGAGGTCTATGTCTCAGCCGCCGAAAACCCCAACCATTTCTGGATCCAGATCATTGGCGAGCGCAGCCTGCAGCTGGACAAGCTGATTTCTGAGATGACGCAGCACTACGAGGGCAGCAACTGCGTG gcagagctggcagccgTGCAGGCAGGGGACATCGTGGCTGCTCCGTATGCAGACAGCAGCAATTGGTACCGGGCCCAGGTGCTGGGCATGCTGGAGAACGGCAACTTGGACCTCTACTATGTGGATTTTGGGGACAATGGGGAGGTGCCCCGCGAGGCTCTGCGAGCGCTGCG GAGCGATTTCCTGAGCCTGCCGTTCCAGGCCATTGAGTGCAGCCTGGCTGGGATCGTGCCTGTGG GGGAGCAGTGGGATGAGGCAGCGCTGGATGCTTTTGAGCGCCTCACCTGCTGCGCCCAATGGAAGCCACTGGTGGCCAAAATCTCCAGCTACACCCAGGCCGGGCTGTGCACATGGCCACGCATCACACTGTTTGACGTCCGTCATGGCGAG AGCCTTGACATTGGGGCCGAGCTGGTGCGGCTGGGccatgctgccctgcagccccacgaggaggaggaggcaggggGTGGATTCCCACTGCCAGCGACAGAGGCTGCAGTGGAGACACCG CCCCGTATGCAGGAAGACATGGTGTGCACCTCCCTTGAGAGCCTCCTGTCTGAGCTGCCACCGAGCCCCAGCGCCACACCGCTGACCCTCTCCTGCATCAGCCTGCTGG TAGTGCCCAGCCTGGGGTCAGCCCCTTCCCCGGCCCCGTTCCCATCTGCTCTGGcggtgaggaggaggagggcagaaCCCCACAAG TGTTGGATGCACTTCGAGAAGCTAAGTGCCTGCCCCGTGTCACAGCACTCCCTGCATTGA
- the TDRKH gene encoding tudor and KH domain-containing protein isoform X4 codes for MPSERGVWAGLSGLQKVAVLLGLPAGATVLYIVYRRYREGRELHVPAIGAEELRAELRVPRAAVRAIIGRKGSTIRRLQQETGARMELEGEGDSEERLLLIWGSPSQVCRAKAAAHQIVVESTPVLEQLHVPQKAVGRIIGHGGETVRSICRSSGAQVQCQHQAEAMLAPTRLIQISGTQQEVDAAKKLIMEKLVEDTVFRQELAQTMVLRSHRKELLGSRREALLQPSREHGAGNGGSLPGGAAMELLWDKSEAAEKLAAVPKFEVPSPDFSFHADEHLEVYVSAAENPNHFWIQIIGERSLQLDKLISEMTQHYEGSNCVAELAAVQAGDIVAAPYADSSNWYRAQVLGMLENGNLDLYYVDFGDNGEVPREALRALRSDFLSLPFQAIECSLAGIVPVGEQWDEAALDAFERLTCCAQWKPLVAKISSYTQAGLCTWPRITLFDVRHGESLDIGAELVRLGHAALQPHEEEEAGGGFPLPATEAAVETPPRMQEDMVCTSLESLLSELPPSPSATPLTLSCISLLDESPERLRGNAEPPAPGLLLGPSTSSQPQRDDSEAQPSPGSWCPTVLGGPGAHHSVTPEVPRPIAWSGALSTSSHPSSDGNSGSVFCTDSVRYTNCVFSSSAQPGVSPFPGPVPICSGGEEEEGRTPQGSDRQQ; via the exons ATGCCGTCAGAGCGGGGCGTCTGGGCCGGGCTGAGCGGCCTGCAGAAGGTGGCGGTGCTGCTGGGCCTCCCCGCCGGGGCCACTGTTCTCTACATCGTGTACCGGCGATACCGGGAGGGCCGAG AGCTGCACGTACCCGCCATTGGAGCGGAGGAACTGCGGGCGGAGCTGCGCGTCCCGCGGGCGGCGGTGAGAGCCATCATCGGCCGGAAAGGAAGCACCATCCGAAGG ctgcagcaggagacGGGGGCCCGCATGGAGCTGGAGGGGGAAGGTGACAGTGAGGAGAGGCTGCTGCTGATCTGGGGTTCCCCCAGCCAAGTGTGCAGAGCCAAAGCTGCCGCGCACCAGATTGTGGTGGAGAGCACGCCGGTGTTGGAGCAGCTCCACGTGCCGCAGAAAGCTGTCGGGAGGATCATCG GCCACGGCGGTGAGACGGTGCGCAGCATCTGCCGCAGCTCCGGAGCCCAggtgcagtgccagcaccaggCCGAGGCCATGCTGGCTCCGACACGGCTCATCCAGATCTCGGGGACGCAGCAGGAGGTGGATGCAGCCAAG aaactCATCATGGAGAAGCTGGTGGAGGACACAGTGTTCCGCCAGGAGCTGGCTCAGACCATGGTGCTGCGGAGCCACCGCAAGGAGCTCCTGGGCAGCCGTAGGGAAGcgttgctgcagcccagcagggaaCACGGTGCTGGGAATGGGGGCTCTCTGCCAGGGGGGGCAGccatggagctgctgtgggatAAGAGTGAGGCAGCGGAAAAGCTGGCAGCGGTGCCAAAATTTGAAG TCCCCAGTCCCGATTTTAGCTTCCACGCAGATGAGCACCTGGAGGTCTATGTCTCAGCCGCCGAAAACCCCAACCATTTCTGGATCCAGATCATTGGCGAGCGCAGCCTGCAGCTGGACAAGCTGATTTCTGAGATGACGCAGCACTACGAGGGCAGCAACTGCGTG gcagagctggcagccgTGCAGGCAGGGGACATCGTGGCTGCTCCGTATGCAGACAGCAGCAATTGGTACCGGGCCCAGGTGCTGGGCATGCTGGAGAACGGCAACTTGGACCTCTACTATGTGGATTTTGGGGACAATGGGGAGGTGCCCCGCGAGGCTCTGCGAGCGCTGCG GAGCGATTTCCTGAGCCTGCCGTTCCAGGCCATTGAGTGCAGCCTGGCTGGGATCGTGCCTGTGG GGGAGCAGTGGGATGAGGCAGCGCTGGATGCTTTTGAGCGCCTCACCTGCTGCGCCCAATGGAAGCCACTGGTGGCCAAAATCTCCAGCTACACCCAGGCCGGGCTGTGCACATGGCCACGCATCACACTGTTTGACGTCCGTCATGGCGAG AGCCTTGACATTGGGGCCGAGCTGGTGCGGCTGGGccatgctgccctgcagccccacgaggaggaggaggcaggggGTGGATTCCCACTGCCAGCGACAGAGGCTGCAGTGGAGACACCG CCCCGTATGCAGGAAGACATGGTGTGCACCTCCCTTGAGAGCCTCCTGTCTGAGCTGCCACCGAGCCCCAGCGCCACACCGCTGACCCTCTCCTGCATCAGCCTGCTGG ATGAGAGCCCCGAGCGGCTCCGGGGCAATGCAGAGCCCCCAGCCCCGGGGCTGCTGCTTGGCCCTTCCACTTCCTCACAACCTCAGAGGGACGACAGCGaggcccagcccagccccggCTCCTGGTGCCCCACAGTCCTCGGGGGCCCTGGAGCTCACCACTCTGTGACCCCTGAAGTGCCACGTCCAATCGCCTGGAGTGGAGCCCTTTCCACCAGCAGCCACCCATCCTCTGATGGGAACTCTGGTTCTGTCTTCTGCACCGACTCTGTGCGCTACACCAACTGTGTCTTCTCCAGTAGTGCCCAGCCTGGGGTCAGCCCCTTCCCCGGCCCCGTTCCCATCTGCTCTGGcggtgaggaggaggagggcagaaCCCCACAAG GCAGTGACCGGCAGCAGTGA
- the TDRKH gene encoding tudor and KH domain-containing protein isoform X3, giving the protein MPSERGVWAGLSGLQKVAVLLGLPAGATVLYIVYRRYREGRELHVPAIGAEELRAELRVPRAAVRAIIGRKGSTIRRLQQETGARMELEGEGDSEERLLLIWGSPSQVCRAKAAAHQIVVESTPVLEQLHVPQKAVGRIIGHGGETVRSICRSSGAQVQCQHQAEAMLAPTRLIQISGTQQEVDAAKKLIMEKLVEDTVFRQELAQTMVLRSHRKELLGSRREALLQPSREHGAGNGGSLPGGAAMELLWDKSEAAEKLAAVPKFEDEHLEVYVSAAENPNHFWIQIIGERSLQLDKLISEMTQHYEGSNCVAELAAVQAGDIVAAPYADSSNWYRAQVLGMLENGNLDLYYVDFGDNGEVPREALRALRSDFLSLPFQAIECSLAGIVPVGEQWDEAALDAFERLTCCAQWKPLVAKISSYTQAGLCTWPRITLFDVRHGESLDIGAELVRLGHAALQPHEEEEAGGGFPLPATEAAVETPPRMQEDMVCTSLESLLSELPPSPSATPLTLSCISLLDESPERLRGNAEPPAPGLLLGPSTSSQPQRDDSEAQPSPGSWCPTVLGGPGAHHSVTPEVPRPIAWSGALSTSSHPSSDGNSGSVFCTDSVRYTNCVFSSSAQPGVSPFPGPVPICSGGEEEEGRTPQVLDALREAKCLPRVTALPALTALVSPPLSSAH; this is encoded by the exons ATGCCGTCAGAGCGGGGCGTCTGGGCCGGGCTGAGCGGCCTGCAGAAGGTGGCGGTGCTGCTGGGCCTCCCCGCCGGGGCCACTGTTCTCTACATCGTGTACCGGCGATACCGGGAGGGCCGAG AGCTGCACGTACCCGCCATTGGAGCGGAGGAACTGCGGGCGGAGCTGCGCGTCCCGCGGGCGGCGGTGAGAGCCATCATCGGCCGGAAAGGAAGCACCATCCGAAGG ctgcagcaggagacGGGGGCCCGCATGGAGCTGGAGGGGGAAGGTGACAGTGAGGAGAGGCTGCTGCTGATCTGGGGTTCCCCCAGCCAAGTGTGCAGAGCCAAAGCTGCCGCGCACCAGATTGTGGTGGAGAGCACGCCGGTGTTGGAGCAGCTCCACGTGCCGCAGAAAGCTGTCGGGAGGATCATCG GCCACGGCGGTGAGACGGTGCGCAGCATCTGCCGCAGCTCCGGAGCCCAggtgcagtgccagcaccaggCCGAGGCCATGCTGGCTCCGACACGGCTCATCCAGATCTCGGGGACGCAGCAGGAGGTGGATGCAGCCAAG aaactCATCATGGAGAAGCTGGTGGAGGACACAGTGTTCCGCCAGGAGCTGGCTCAGACCATGGTGCTGCGGAGCCACCGCAAGGAGCTCCTGGGCAGCCGTAGGGAAGcgttgctgcagcccagcagggaaCACGGTGCTGGGAATGGGGGCTCTCTGCCAGGGGGGGCAGccatggagctgctgtgggatAAGAGTGAGGCAGCGGAAAAGCTGGCAGCGGTGCCAAAATTTGAAG ATGAGCACCTGGAGGTCTATGTCTCAGCCGCCGAAAACCCCAACCATTTCTGGATCCAGATCATTGGCGAGCGCAGCCTGCAGCTGGACAAGCTGATTTCTGAGATGACGCAGCACTACGAGGGCAGCAACTGCGTG gcagagctggcagccgTGCAGGCAGGGGACATCGTGGCTGCTCCGTATGCAGACAGCAGCAATTGGTACCGGGCCCAGGTGCTGGGCATGCTGGAGAACGGCAACTTGGACCTCTACTATGTGGATTTTGGGGACAATGGGGAGGTGCCCCGCGAGGCTCTGCGAGCGCTGCG GAGCGATTTCCTGAGCCTGCCGTTCCAGGCCATTGAGTGCAGCCTGGCTGGGATCGTGCCTGTGG GGGAGCAGTGGGATGAGGCAGCGCTGGATGCTTTTGAGCGCCTCACCTGCTGCGCCCAATGGAAGCCACTGGTGGCCAAAATCTCCAGCTACACCCAGGCCGGGCTGTGCACATGGCCACGCATCACACTGTTTGACGTCCGTCATGGCGAG AGCCTTGACATTGGGGCCGAGCTGGTGCGGCTGGGccatgctgccctgcagccccacgaggaggaggaggcaggggGTGGATTCCCACTGCCAGCGACAGAGGCTGCAGTGGAGACACCG CCCCGTATGCAGGAAGACATGGTGTGCACCTCCCTTGAGAGCCTCCTGTCTGAGCTGCCACCGAGCCCCAGCGCCACACCGCTGACCCTCTCCTGCATCAGCCTGCTGG ATGAGAGCCCCGAGCGGCTCCGGGGCAATGCAGAGCCCCCAGCCCCGGGGCTGCTGCTTGGCCCTTCCACTTCCTCACAACCTCAGAGGGACGACAGCGaggcccagcccagccccggCTCCTGGTGCCCCACAGTCCTCGGGGGCCCTGGAGCTCACCACTCTGTGACCCCTGAAGTGCCACGTCCAATCGCCTGGAGTGGAGCCCTTTCCACCAGCAGCCACCCATCCTCTGATGGGAACTCTGGTTCTGTCTTCTGCACCGACTCTGTGCGCTACACCAACTGTGTCTTCTCCAGTAGTGCCCAGCCTGGGGTCAGCCCCTTCCCCGGCCCCGTTCCCATCTGCTCTGGcggtgaggaggaggagggcagaaCCCCACAAG TGTTGGATGCACTTCGAGAAGCTAAGTGCCTGCCCCGTGTCACAGCACTCCCTGCATTGACAGCGCTGGTTTCACCACCGCTTTCATCTGCACACTGA
- the TDRKH gene encoding tudor and KH domain-containing protein isoform X9 yields MPSERGVWAGLSGLQKVAVLLGLPAGATVLYIVYRRYREGRELHVPAIGAEELRAELRVPRAAVRAIIGRKGSTIRRLQQETGARMELEGEGDSEERLLLIWGSPSQVCRAKAAAHQIVVESTPVLEQLHVPQKAVGRIIGHGGETVRSICRSSGAQVQCQHQAEAMLAPTRLIQISGTQQEVDAAKKLIMEKLVEDTVFRQELAQTMVLRSHRKELLGSRREALLQPSREHGAGNGGSLPGGAAMELLWDKSEAAEKLAAVPKFEVPSPDFSFHADEHLEVYVSAAENPNHFWIQIIGERSLQLDKLISEMTQHYEGSNCVAELAAVQAGDIVAAPYADSSNWYRAQVLGMLENGNLDLYYVDFGDNGEVPREALRALRSDFLSLPFQAIECSLAGIVPVGEQWDEAALDAFERLTCCAQWKPLVAKISSYTQAGLCTWPRITLFDVRHGESLDIGAELVRLGHAALQPHEEEEAGGGFPLPATEAAVETPPRMQEDMVCTSLESLLSELPPSPSATPLTLSCISLLALGVGTCKSPKGVCEPWGAQSSIEVP; encoded by the exons ATGCCGTCAGAGCGGGGCGTCTGGGCCGGGCTGAGCGGCCTGCAGAAGGTGGCGGTGCTGCTGGGCCTCCCCGCCGGGGCCACTGTTCTCTACATCGTGTACCGGCGATACCGGGAGGGCCGAG AGCTGCACGTACCCGCCATTGGAGCGGAGGAACTGCGGGCGGAGCTGCGCGTCCCGCGGGCGGCGGTGAGAGCCATCATCGGCCGGAAAGGAAGCACCATCCGAAGG ctgcagcaggagacGGGGGCCCGCATGGAGCTGGAGGGGGAAGGTGACAGTGAGGAGAGGCTGCTGCTGATCTGGGGTTCCCCCAGCCAAGTGTGCAGAGCCAAAGCTGCCGCGCACCAGATTGTGGTGGAGAGCACGCCGGTGTTGGAGCAGCTCCACGTGCCGCAGAAAGCTGTCGGGAGGATCATCG GCCACGGCGGTGAGACGGTGCGCAGCATCTGCCGCAGCTCCGGAGCCCAggtgcagtgccagcaccaggCCGAGGCCATGCTGGCTCCGACACGGCTCATCCAGATCTCGGGGACGCAGCAGGAGGTGGATGCAGCCAAG aaactCATCATGGAGAAGCTGGTGGAGGACACAGTGTTCCGCCAGGAGCTGGCTCAGACCATGGTGCTGCGGAGCCACCGCAAGGAGCTCCTGGGCAGCCGTAGGGAAGcgttgctgcagcccagcagggaaCACGGTGCTGGGAATGGGGGCTCTCTGCCAGGGGGGGCAGccatggagctgctgtgggatAAGAGTGAGGCAGCGGAAAAGCTGGCAGCGGTGCCAAAATTTGAAG TCCCCAGTCCCGATTTTAGCTTCCACGCAGATGAGCACCTGGAGGTCTATGTCTCAGCCGCCGAAAACCCCAACCATTTCTGGATCCAGATCATTGGCGAGCGCAGCCTGCAGCTGGACAAGCTGATTTCTGAGATGACGCAGCACTACGAGGGCAGCAACTGCGTG gcagagctggcagccgTGCAGGCAGGGGACATCGTGGCTGCTCCGTATGCAGACAGCAGCAATTGGTACCGGGCCCAGGTGCTGGGCATGCTGGAGAACGGCAACTTGGACCTCTACTATGTGGATTTTGGGGACAATGGGGAGGTGCCCCGCGAGGCTCTGCGAGCGCTGCG GAGCGATTTCCTGAGCCTGCCGTTCCAGGCCATTGAGTGCAGCCTGGCTGGGATCGTGCCTGTGG GGGAGCAGTGGGATGAGGCAGCGCTGGATGCTTTTGAGCGCCTCACCTGCTGCGCCCAATGGAAGCCACTGGTGGCCAAAATCTCCAGCTACACCCAGGCCGGGCTGTGCACATGGCCACGCATCACACTGTTTGACGTCCGTCATGGCGAG AGCCTTGACATTGGGGCCGAGCTGGTGCGGCTGGGccatgctgccctgcagccccacgaggaggaggaggcaggggGTGGATTCCCACTGCCAGCGACAGAGGCTGCAGTGGAGACACCG CCCCGTATGCAGGAAGACATGGTGTGCACCTCCCTTGAGAGCCTCCTGTCTGAGCTGCCACCGAGCCCCAGCGCCACACCGCTGACCCTCTCCTGCATCAGCCTGCTGG CTCTGGGTGTAGGCACCTGTAAGAGCCCCAAAGGGGTCTGTGAGCCCTGGGGAGCACAGTCTTCCATTGAGGTGCcatga